Genomic segment of Callithrix jacchus isolate 240 chromosome 9, calJac240_pri, whole genome shotgun sequence:
GGTAAACCTGAAAATTTATTCATCCCCCCAAAATGGCTGGGGCATACTGGATTAATGTTCACATTAATGGTAGCATTCCTTTTTCCTCAAAAGCTAATCTGAACTTTACTTTGAATTGCCAAGATAAATCTAACCATCTAAACAACTGTTCTGGAAGCACCTTTTTAGAAATGCCATAATTCTAAAAAAGCCTTTCTAGAATGTCTCAGCTGCCTGGCCTCACCTCCTCACAATACAATCTGACCCTGGGTCTCCCTGAACAGCTTGTTATTAATAGAACTCAGTTCTTAGAAGTCCAGGCTCTTCCCTCTGCATAAGGGACCCTACGTCAACTTGCAACTCCTATCTCTCAGTCAACCCCAACTCCAACACTACCTCTACTGTTAAGCCTTTCTGTCTGTTCCATACAGAAATAAGCTACTCTCTTCTCTCCAGTCCCACTGCCTTTTATTCAGGTTTATttgcataattaaaaattatatatataaatcagtACCTAGGGTTTTTTCTTATGTCATCCAACTGGCCAACCACATGAGAAACATTGGTACGAATCATTTTAAAAGCGATTTCTTCTTCTCCCATGATTTCAAAcctaattataaaaacatatttgaagagtGTAAAAATGAAGTTTcaatataaaagacattttttaaaatttcagtggaCTCAACAACCATAGAATAACTTAAACTTTTAATACTAACATAGCAAACAAtctcacataaattttagaagaatGCTTAATAGACAAATACTGTAGAATTATGAAAAAGCCAAACCTTTGTAATTACTCTTATACTAAACAAAGGGGATATGTGTGGACTACTTACCtatatttgtttttgtccttATATGCTTTGTGGATTTTGTCAGTTACTGGTTTACAATTTGTTACTAGACTTTTAGTGACCGGTGGCTATGAGAAAATACAAGTAGATCAGATATCACATCAGAGCTGAAACTAGAGCAATTTAGCCTATATAAtctaaattctgatttttaaaactttgattctATTCTCTCTAGAGGTAAGAAAAATACCAACTGTGATTACATATatatctttttcatctttaagAACATACTGGCAAACAGTTACTACCATTTATATAATAGAGAGTTTATAATGCATTTTTCACAAACCTGAAGTACTTTATCCTACTGGATCATGCCAAAAACCCAAAAGAAACTGCTGAAGTACACAAACGAGCAGCTAGCTCTTCTGTTACCAGCTCTATGTGAGGCTTCTGGTGAATTCCCTACCTGTaacacctctttttttttaagcgggggggggggggggaagatggagtctcgctctgtcacccaggcaggagtgcagtggcatgatctcagctaactgcaacctccaccactcaggttcaagtgattctcttacctcagcctcccaagtagctggaattacaggtgcccaacaccgcacctgactcatttttgtatttttaatagagatggggtttcaccatgtagccaagctggtcttttttagtatagatgggattttgctatgttggccaggttggtcttaaacttctcccctcaagtgatccacctgcctcggccgcccaaagtattgggattataggcatgtgccaccatacccagccctagCCTCATTCTCGACCTGCTGCTTCCTATCTGCTAACCCCACTAGAGCAAGTTCCTTTAGGACTGACAGATCTTACTCCTCTATTTACCTCAACTTTATCAATTTGGTAGTAAGTCTTAGCACATTCAGAGAATTGAATTTTAAGTGGCACATATCTATATTCTAACCCATGCCATATGCTAAACTAACCTACACGTAATTGGCAATACTGATACTGTGTGCTCTGATGGCTACTATGCTGACTTCTTTAACCAATGGCTGCCACTTGTCATACTGTGTCTCCTGATGAGGGAGACTTCACTGGGCTCTCTGGGAACATGAGTGAGGAACACAGTCCCTGACATGCACAATGAATGATAAATGAGTGGTTTTCTTCCTTCAGAAATCAGGAATCagatttttaagtgattttataACTCTTCAATACAGTCATTTACAAGTGTCTTATCTGCAGTCATCATTGACATATGGCTTGAAAATTAGCAagatagtaatttttttaaaataccattttattcTGATTATGAAAGCAAAATCTACTCattatagaaaatatgaaaaattctaGTGTACGAAAAGGATATAAAAAACTACCTGTGATTTAACCTACTGTCATGTCTGTTGTCTTTTGGGTTATGTGTGTTATATGTGTACTTGGGAGGTTTTTACAGTTCAACATGTACTGTCTATATGGTAGTACCCATTATTTTCCCCATctaattttattatgtaaaaatttttccattgatcagtaaaaaattacagaaaatatccAGTTAAAGGCTGTATTATATTAATTTCATCAGTTCTAcaattttcttcacattttaactTCTCTGAAGCTGAAGTAGCTCTTACAATCTACAGTCTTCTAATTACTCAGCCAAATGACATTCCAACATAGCTGTGTGTAAATCACCCACTGCCCCTGCTGGTAAAATGGAGTAAGTGCCAGCATTAAAGCAATTCAGCTTTGATGAAGGATGACATTACATGTGATGAACAGTTCTTTGATTGATGTTAAGCCTCAGGATTGTTCTCTCTGGCCAATGAGAATACTCTGAAGCTATTTTCTGTCATCCTTAGTGAACAGTACATCTGCTTATGGAATGAATATAAGCAACAAATCTAAATTACACATCTATGAGGTGAACAGTAAGATTGCAAATCAAGCTATGAATGATTCCGGAGTACCTGTGCTACTATTTTGCAACAAAGACATATAAACATAGAGCATGCTTCTAGTTCTGAAGTGCTATACAGAAATGCTGTAACATTTGATAAGGATGTACTTTCTACCGTACATAAAAGTAACCCATTCCACTTACCAGATTGGGATCATAATATGCTTCCTGAGTtggtggaatattatttagctgaGTAATATCAGCAGGAAGCATTTTTGAGCAATTTATTAGCATGTGTTCCAGACCTGTCAAatcctaacaaagaaaaaaaaagataaacttgtTATGTGTATTGTAAGTAAGGactgtggttttaaaaataaaaattatgtgaaagcCTCCAAAAATGGCTTAAATGCTATCTTCAAAGAGAGTCTAACTACATGATTCTGAAGATAAAGGCACTCTAAAAAGAGTGGAATGAGACAATGCCAACACAAATATTTCATCTTCATCTCAAAGAACATTCTGGCCTCTGAGATCCCCATTTAAATAAGGTGGTCCAGAGCTTAGGAGAAACCATGCCCTGCAGCCAGATTCATCTGGGCACCTTCCATTAGTGAGTTTCCTACTCCTGGGACTAGAGGATGCCATAAAGAAGGGGCCTGGCTGAGATCTCCTTTTAGCCACGCCTGAAGTCCTAGAATGAATGTATCACAAGAATCTCATATGCAGGCATGGTCTGGCTCTTCTCCAGACAACACAAGATCAATCCTTACTGAAAACCTACAAAAAGTAATCTCATAAAATATAAACCTCAAATTTGGTTATAATTCTGGCACTAAAACAGACTAGCTATGAGCACccacattaaatatttatttttacttgcaataaactaaaatatgtaggagaaaaagagacatagtcagaattaaaattttcttttttttttctgagatggagactgactctgtcacccaggctggagtgccatggcgcgatcttggctcactacaacctctgcctcctgggttcaagcaattctcttgtctcagcctcccaagtagctgggattacaggcgcatgccgccatgcccggctgattttttgtatttttagtagagatggggttttgtcatattgcccaggctggtctcgaactcctgaactcaggcaatccacccgccttggtctccaaatgctaggattacaggcgtaagccaccatgcccagccagaattaaaattttcatttaaatgtcaAAAAGTTTAGAATAAGACAATACAACACCTGCAAACTTAATGGGAGTTCGTGAATTCTGGTAGCCAGTGTTCGGATTTCTCTGTCAGACAAGACACCAGATTGGTCTGTATCAACTTCATCAAAGACTTGAGATATATTCAATGGCTGAACTGCACTCATGAGATAATAAAAGTAAGAGAAGGCAAACTGCATATCCTCAGAATGGCGCACTTTGTGAAATGACGTCTTGTCAAATTCTTCAGGGAACCTGTCCAAATATAACATATTACGAACTCTGGATATTCAAAGTATGTATGGTATCTAACACTTGCagagatggattttttttccttcccacttATTTAGATAATATTAATCATCAAATATTAGAGCCATAAATTTAGCATGGTAAATATGCAAATTTTTCAAGTAGTCTTAGTTCGGAACACAAGCAAACAACTCAAACACAAGCAAGACTTACATATCTTGCAGTTCTTGCATAACAATCCGGTCAATCATGTGAGGCATGTGAGCAGGGACTTTCCGCGATGTGAATCCAAACTTGCTATTTAGGATCTTATTTACATATCTGAGGGAATCTGCAAATGTATCTTTTAGCTGCCTCCCAGTATTTTTGCTATCAGTAAAGTATGCCAATTGTGTCTTCAATGACTCTTCTTCCTGAAGAGAGAATTCCACATGTAACTCAGCATTATGTTTAGTATACAAATGTACTTTGTTACAAGGCATTTTGTATAATGTGGTAATAACTAGTCACTAATTCTCCATTAGGTGCAAATGAAATGCATGTTAATAGGTCACTTTAAGGATCTAAACTGGATTTAGCAGACTAAACTGGATTTCAGTGCCAGTATTACCAATACTGGTTTGAGAATAACAGCTGTATGATGGATATCTATATAATAACAGTCACAGGGTATTCTTCAAGGACTGGCCAATGACCATGAGATTTCAAAGTCAATTCAATGcaacatttagaaaatttatttacatataaatttgaTAGTACTTTCAATATCAAGCTATTTCTGCAGGTGATATCAAATCTGCAAGTCCTTGAGTTTTAAGCACAAGGACTAGAAACAAATTTGGGTATAATAGTTTTAATATTACAAAATCAAaaccagtaagtggcagaactaaATAGGCAAAGAAAATTGGCAAAGCATTCAAACagtttacagaaatatttttgctTCTCAAGCTGATAAAAATGTAAGATTGATATTAAATGCTGTTGGTTAGACTGCAGTGAAACAAGCACTCCTGCATACTGTTTGTGGAAATATGAAGTGGTGCAATACTTCAGAAAGACATATTTAAAGTTCATACCTGTTAACCTAGTAATTCTACCTGCAGAAATAAAACTCACTCAAGTGTAAGATACATGTACAAGAGTATTCACTGCAACACTATTTGTAATCATGAAACActggaaataactaacttgcagCTATTAAAAAGAACAGTGGTATTGGCATGGGTCATTTGCCCACATAGTACTACATCAAAAGGCAACTGAAgggaaatatatgtaaatttatagtacacatatatttctataactatatgtacatatatgtatgtttgcatAGCTAGAGAGTAATACTGGAAGAATACCCATCAAACTATTAACAGCAATTATCTCCAAGAGATAGCCTGAAGAAGGaagaaactttcctttttttaccATACACTTTTGGATTGCTTTCAGTTTTACCACTAGCCTATAAtgcttttgtgaatttttttaaaaagttaagaaaagggGGAACTGAGGAAATAAACATAGTCAAGAACACTGCAGTCCTTCACTAGACAATCTGTAAATGCCTCATGTGCAAGGCACAAGATACTTCCTAAATTGCTGAGGGCATAGTTCCTCCTTCACCCTTTTTTCTCCCAGTCTAACATCCACTCGTGGCTGTGTGCTTTCACTATCCAGCCCAAactgtatgatttttttcttggtctGTCAACTCCCACCCCTTTGAGGGTCAGTCGACAGGGCACTTCCTTCTGTATACCTTCCCCAGTACTTTTTGGCAGAGCTAGGAGTCAGTCTTCCCTCTGGACTTCTTGCCCATACCTCAACAAAGACACATCTCTTTGCTACAGTTATCTCCCCACAAATTTATCTTCTCTACTAGTCTCTGAGTTTCCACGAGCAGTGGCTATGTTTCCGTCATCTTGCATTCCCCAGTGGTAAGCACCATGAGAGCACTGAGTAGAGGTACAGTTGACACCACAGCATAGTGAGGTTATGGTACAGGGGGATGAGCACTCCAACTCTGAGGCTTGGTTCACACTGACTTGCTGTTATAATGTTGGGGAAGCTATTGAACTTAATTCAACATCAGGGTTTTTTCATGAGTAAAGCTGGAAAGATAACCAGATCTGAAATGTCAAGTAAAGACAACATGCCACTTCCTGCTCTCCTTCCTTGAAGTATGCCCCTGGCTAAATCCCTTACTCATTCACACTTGGGCTGTTTCCTAAACTGCAAAATGGGGGTAACAATAAGAAATACCTTCATATGGCATTTTTATTATTAGGGTTAGTGGGTAAATTAAATGAAACCATGTAAGAAAACCACTTAGCTCCATGGCTGGCACAGGGAAGCACTGGATAAATGGTAACTATAATGATATTATCACTTACAAGATTACTTACTTTTCCTGAGCATGAGAAAGAATGAGGCTGGATGTAACTTACGTCAAGAAGATcttggaaatacttttttttctcccatgGCAAAAAGCCCAAGTAACTATCTGTGTAATACTGCAGCTTTCTTCCAGGTAACACTTCAGTAACGCCTAAGTGGTTTTCAGCATTTTCCTCCATTctgttctccttttctttccccgtgattttcttttcttttgtcatcTGGCTTTCCAGTAGAACAATCAGAGGTGAGGGTTTTTCTTTTGTCACATTTCCACCTCCTGATTTTTGGATATGAGTTTCTGATCCAAATCTTGCTTTGGTCTCCAAGTCCAGGGGTGGATTCTGACCCTGGTCATGACCATTCACTTTTACACTCACTGCAGGAAAAGTCAACCTCTGTAATCTTTCAGACACTCCTAAGCTATTTGGCAAGATGCTTTTATGAACCTGTTTTTCTTGTGGAGCTACCAACCTGTCATTTGTTTCATCTGTTATTATAGGTTGATGTTTTACTTTAGCATGCTGTGAGTTCATCAGAAATGATCTCAGCAAGACTGACTTGGACAAATTGTATCCTTTCAAAGTGATGTCTCCATGTTCCAGTTGCAAATCCAAGTTACTGAGACTCAACTGGGCCTCTTTTGGAAGGAGTGAAATGTTTACTAAGGGAATTTTCACCTCCTCCTGAGGTCTCCTTGTTGAGTTAATATCATGTCTCTTGAACTTTGGGAAGCGTTTTTCTTTGGGAATATCCTCAAAAAGGATTTCCGCCTCTGGAGCAAGTGTTATGGGGCTAACCAAATTTTCATAAGCCTTCTGAATCGTAGAATTCAGTTTTGATCCCTCCCTTGTGTCCACCTCCACTGCTATCTGGATTTTGAACTCTTcatcatttgtattttgaaacgTGAGATTAAAATGTATTGTGGTGGCATTCATTCCACTGTGCATTATGAGATGGATGGTTTTCCACTTGTTGGCAATAGAAGCATGTCGAATTACTGGATTGTCACTATAGGCACCTTCAATTCCTCTTTTGGCTATTTCTGCAAAGCTGAAATAAGGCAGGCATTCACCTTTTGGAATAATATAGTGAGTCTGGTTTGGGAGAAGAGTCACTTTATACAATTCATGAAAATGATctagaggaaaaaacagaaatgattttttttttaaactaagcatttttcctccattttccttttattctttgggTCTGagttttcactttctttaaaaaaaaatagggaacacTTCACAATTTGCATGTCATTCTTGTGCAGGCACCATGCTAATGCTGAAACTGttctaattttagtatatgtgctaccAAAGTAAGCACTGAGTTTCTACTTTCTAAGAGTgactttaatttcaaaataatcataTACTCTAACACAACAGTTACTGGTGTAAGCCTCATTTCACTGAGGCAGTCAAAATAATTACCACGAAATGGTGAACTTGACTCACTATAGAGATATGGCATGATTCTTAACAATAAATTACAATAATCAATTTCCATCTTTTTGTACATTGAAAAAAACTTTCTGCCAAAACAACCTCCACTAATATGCTGTCAACAAAATCCAATATTCAAGCCAtctttatttaacaaattattgATATCCTTTTTTGTTTCCAAATTAAAACGTCACCACATGTTTTCAGCTAAGGTAAATCTGCTTagtccaaacaaaacaaaacaaaacaaaaaaccagactGCAACAATAACAGGAAAAGATCATCTTTAGTGATTTATGTTGTTCTCTTACTTTTAACTTATAACTAGTTTGAATGTAAGGCTGGAAAAGGGATACACAGagaataattacattaaataacaAAAGCCATTCAAAACTCTCTACCTGTCAAGGTTGTTTAAATCCTCCTATTCTTAATATGTTTGTTTGGCAGTAAACATACCTTGCCCACAGTCGCCAGCATCGAACCCACAGGATAAGACATTGCATGCTTGGTCACAGAACTTATCAGCGAGCCAGGAATTAGCACATCCCTGATTACAGTAAGAGACACTGTTTATTCCTCCACCAAACTGCCAGGGCTGTCCAACTCCAATACTCCCGGTACCGCCACCTCCTGCAATATAGCGACTCCCTCCACTGTTACCTgtagaggggaggaggaagagggaatcTTGCTGTaattacaattttgaaaaaggaagttccggactgggcatggtggctcgtgcctgcaatctcgacacttcag
This window contains:
- the GNPTAB gene encoding N-acetylglucosamine-1-phosphotransferase subunits alpha/beta isoform X13 — translated: MLQNQKILLLMSQLLFLTVLRMTTDKEVPGLVLMQDLAFLSGFPPTFKETNQLKTKLPENLSSKIKLLQLYSEASVALLKLNNPKDFQELNKQTKKNMTIDGKELTISPAYLLWDLSAISQSKQDEDISASRFEDNEELRYSLRSIERHAPWVRNIFIVTNGQIPSWLNLDNPRVTIVTHQDVFRNLSHLPTFSSPAIESHIHRIEGLSQKFIYLNDDVMFGKDVWPDDFYSHSKGQKVYLTWPVPNCAEGCPGSWIKDGYCDKACNNSACDWDGGDCSGNSGGSRYIAGGGGTGSIGVGQPWQFGGGINSVSYCNQGCANSWLADKFCDQACNVLSCGFDAGDCGQDHFHELYKVTLLPNQTHYIIPKGECLPYFSFAEIAKRGIEGAYSDNPVIRHASIANKWKTIHLIMHSGMNATTIHFNLTFQNTNDEEFKIQIAVEVDTREGSKLNSTIQKAYENLVSPITLAPEAEILFEDIPKEKRFPKFKRHDINSTRRPQEEVKIPLVNISLLPKEAQLSLSNLDLQLEHGDITLKGYNLSKSVLLRSFLMNSQHAKVKHQPIITDETNDRLVAPQEKQVHKSILPNSLGVSERLQRLTFPAVSVKVNGHDQGQNPPLDLETKARFGSETHIQKSGGGNVTKEKPSPLIVLLESQMTKEKKITGKEKENRMEENAENHLGVTEVLPGRKLQYYTDSYLGFLPWEKKKYFQDLLDEEESLKTQLAYFTDSKNTGRQLKDTFADSLRYVNKILNSKFGFTSRKVPAHMPHMIDRIVMQELQDMFPEEFDKTSFHKVRHSEDMQFAFSYFYYLMSAVQPLNISQVFDEVDTDQSGVLSDREIRTLATRIHELPLSLQDLTGLEHMLINCSKMLPADITQLNNIPPTQEAYYDPNLPPVTKSLVTNCKPVTDKIHKAYKDKNKYRFEIMGEEEIAFKMIRTNVSHVVGQLDDIRKNPRISLCWPSWSAVMQTRLCSLDLLGSSILPTSASGTTVVGSEDFIRKFVCLNDNIDHNHKDAQTVKAVLRDFYESMFPIPSQFELPREYRNRFLHMHELQEWRAYRDKLKFWTHCVLATLIMFTIFSFFAEQLIALKRKIFPRRRIHKEASPDRIRV
- the GNPTAB gene encoding N-acetylglucosamine-1-phosphotransferase subunits alpha/beta isoform X11 → MLLKLLQRQTYTCLSHRYGLYVCFVGVVVTIVSAFQFGEVVLEWSRDQYHVLFDSYRDNIAGKSFQNRLCLPMPIDVVYTWVNGTDLELLKELQQVREQMEEEQKAMREILGKNTTEPTKKSEKQLECLLTHCIKVPMLVLDPSLPANITLKDLPSLYPSFHSASDMFNVAKPKNPSTNVSVVVFDSTKDVEDAHSGLFKGNNRQTVWRGYLTTDKEVPGLVLMQDLAFLSGFPPTFKETNQLKTKLPENLSSKIKLLQLYSEASVALLKLNNPKDFQELNKQTKKNMTIDGKELTISPAYLLWDLSAISQSKQDEDISASRFEDNEELRYSLRSIERHAPWVRNIFIVTNGQIPSWLNLDNPRVTIVTHQDVFRNLSHLPTFSSPAIESHIHRIEGLSQKFIYLNDDVMFGKDVWPDDFYSHSKGQKVYLTWPVPNCAEGCPGSWIKDGYCDKACNNSACDWDGGDCSGNSGGSRYIAGGGGTGSIGVGQPWQFGGGINSVSYCNQGCANSWLADKFCDQACNVLSCGFDAGDCGQDHFHELYKVTLLPNQTHYIIPKGECLPYFSFAEIAKRGIEGAYSDNPVIRHASIANKWKTIHLIMHSGMNATTIHFNLTFQNTNDEEFKIQIAVEVDTREGSKLNSTIQKAYENLVSPITLAPEAEILFEDIPKEKRFPKFKRHDINSTRRPQEEVKIPLVNISLLPKEAQLSLSNLDLQLEHGDITLKGYNLSKSVLLRSFLMNSQHAKVKHQPIITDETNDRLVAPQEKQVHKSILPNSLGVSERLQRLTFPAVSVKVNGHDQGQNPPLDLETKARFGSETHIQKSGGGNVTKEKPSPLIVLLESQMTKEKKITGKEKENRMEENAENHLGVTEVLPGRKLQYYTDSYLGFLPWEKKKYFQDLLDEEESLKTQLAYFTDSKNTGRQLKDTFADSLRYVNKILNSKFGFTSRKVPAHMPHMIDRIVMQELQDMFPEEFDKTSFHKVRHSEDMQFAFSYFYYLMSAVQPLNISQVFDEVDTDQSGVLSDREIRTLATRIHELPLSLQDLTGLEHMLINCSKMLPADITQLNNIPPTQEAYYDPNLPPVTKSLVTNCKPVTDKIHKAYKDKNKYRFEIMGEEEIAFKMIRTNVSHVVGQLDDIRKNPRKFVCLNDNIDHNHKDAQTVKAVLRDFYESMFPIPSQFELPREYRNRFLHMHELQEWRAYRDKLKFWTHCVLATLIMFTIFSFFAEQLIALKRKIFPRRRIHKEASPDRIRV
- the GNPTAB gene encoding N-acetylglucosamine-1-phosphotransferase subunits alpha/beta isoform X9 — protein: MLLKLLQRQTYTCLSHRYGLYVCFVGVVVTIVSAFQFGEVVLEWSRDQYHVLFDSYRDNIAGKSFQNRLCLPMPIDVVYTWVNGTDLELLKELQQVREQMEEEQKAMREILGKNTTEPTKKSEKQLECLLTHCIKVPMLVLDPSLPANITLKDLPSLYPSFHSASDMFNVAKPKNPSTNVSVVVFDSTKDVEDAHSGLFKGNNRQTVWRGYLTTDKEVPGLVLMQDLAFLSGFPPTFKETNQLKTKLPENLSSKIKLLQLYSEASVALLKLNNPKDFQELNKQTKKNMTIDGKELTISPAYLLWDLSAISQSKQDEDISASRFEDNEELRYSLRSIERHAPWVRNIFIVTNGQIPSWLNLDNPRVTIVTHQDVFRNLSHLPTFSSPAIESHIHRIEGLSQKFIYLNDDVMFGKDVWPDDFYSHSKGQKVYLTWPVPNCAEGCPGSWIKDGYCDKACNNSACDWDGGDCSGNSGGSRYIAGGGGTGSIGVGQPWQFGGGINSVSYCNQGCANSWLADKFCDQACNVLSCGFDAGDCGQDHFHELYKVTLLPNQTHYIIPKGECLPYFSFAEIAKRGIEGAYSDNPVIRHASIANKWKTIHLIMHSGMNATTIHFNLTFQNTNDEEFKIQIAVEVDTREGSKLNSTIQKAYENLVSPITLAPEAEILFEDIPKEKRFPKFKRHDINSTRRPQEEVKIPLVNISLLPKEAQLSLSNLDLQLEHGDITLKGYNLSKSVLLRSFLMNSQHAKVKHQPIITDETNDRLVAPQEKQVHKSILPNSLGVSERLQRLTFPAVSVKVNGHDQGQNPPLDLETKARFGSETHIQKSGGGNVTKEKPSPLIVLLESQMTKEKKITGKEKENRMEENAENHLGVTEVLPGRKLQYYTDSYLGFLPWEKKKYFQDLLDEEESLKTQLAYFTDSKNTGRQLKDTFADSLRYVNKILNSKFGFTSRKVPAHMPHMIDRIVMQELQDMFPEEFDKTSFHKVRHSEDMQFAFSYFYYLMSAVQPLNISQVFDEVDTDQSGVLSDREIRTLATRIHELPLSLQDLTGLEHMLINCSKMLPADITQLNNIPPTQEAYYDPNLPPVTKSLVTNCKPVTDKIHKAYKDKNKYRFEIMGEEEIAFKMIRTNVSHVVGQLDDIRKNPRISLCWPSWSAVMQTRLCSLDLLGSSILPTSASGTTVVGSEDFIRKFVCLNDNIDHNHKDAQTVKAVLRDFYESMFPIPSQFELPREYRNRFLHMHELQEWRAYRDKLKFWTHCVLATLIMFTIFSFFAEQLIALKRKIFPRRRIHKEASPDRIRV
- the GNPTAB gene encoding N-acetylglucosamine-1-phosphotransferase subunits alpha/beta isoform X10, with the translated sequence MLLKLLQRQTYTCLSHRYGLYVCFVGVVVTIVSAFQFGEVVLEWSRDQYHVLFDSYRDNIAGKSFQNRLCLPMPIDVVYTWVNGTDLELLKELQQVREQMEEEQKAMREILGKNTTEPTKKSEKQLECLLTHCIKVPMLVLDPSLPANITLKDLPSLYPSFHSASDMFNVAKPKNPSTNVSVVVFDSTKDVEDAHSGLFKGNNRQTVWRGYLTTDKEVPGLVLMQDLAFLSGFPPTFKETNQLKTKLPENLSSKIKLLQLYSEASVALLKLNNPKDFQELNKQTKKNMTIDGKELTISPAYLLWDLSAISQSKQDEDISASRFEDNEELRYSLRSIERHAPWVRNIFIVTNGQIPSWLNLDNPRVTIVTHQDVFRNLSHLPTFSSPAIESHIHRIEGLSQKFIYLNDDVMFGKDVWPDDFYSHSKGQKVYLTWPVPNCAEGCPGSWIKDGYCDKACNNSACDWDGGDCSGNSGGSRYIAGGGGTGSIGVGQPWQFGGGINSVSYCNQGCANSWLADKFCDQACNVLSCGFDAGDCGQDHFHELYKVTLLPNQTHYIIPKGECLPYFSFAEIAKRGIEGAYSDNPVIRHASIANKWKTIHLIMHSGMNATTIHFNLTFQNTNDEEFKIQIAVEVDTREGSKLNSTIQKAYENLVSPITLAPEAEILFEDIPKEKRFPKFKRHDINSTRRPQEEVKIPLVNISLLPKEAQLSLSNLDLQLEHGDITLKGYNLSKSVLLRSFLMNSQHAKVKHQPIITDETNDRLVAPQEKQVHKSILPNSLGVSERLQRLTFPAVSVKVNGHDQGQNPPLDLETKARFGSETHIQKSGGGNVTKEKPSPLIVLLESQMTKEKKITGKEKENRMEENAENHLGVTEVLPGRKLQYYTDSYLGFLPWEKKKYFQDLLDEEESLKTQLAYFTDSKNTGRQLKDTFADSLRYVNKILNSKFGFTSRKVPAHMPHMIDRIVMQELQDMFPEEFDKTSFHKVRHSEDMQFAFSYFYYLMSAVQPLNISQVFDEVDTDQSGVLSDREIRTLATRIHELPLSLQDLTGLEHMLINCSKMLPADITQLNNIPPTQEAYYDPNLPPVTKSLVTNCKPVTDKIHKAYKDKNKYRFEIMGEEEIAFKMIRTNVSHVVGQLDDIRKNPRKFVCLNDNIDHNHKDAQTVKAVLRDFYESMFPIPSQFELPREYRNRFLHMHELQEWRAYRDKLKFWTHCVLATLIMFTIFSFFAEQMEENLGNRDWTGEQDSNLIFICFPGSVHLILDVSYHCSWQVNVLEKISERLYLLLEQRSSEEPMSLLC